The following is a genomic window from Salmo salar chromosome ssa23, Ssal_v3.1, whole genome shotgun sequence.
ggtccaTATGCTTCCAAAACTGTACCTCAAGCGACATTTGTTAATGTTCAGATTGAGCTTtggggctcttaacaaaactcccccatGCAGAAGACTCCTTTGTCCaatgactcttatgtgtaatgACTAGCTAGAATGTTCCTTACTGACTGTATTCCTAAAGAGGATAAACAAGATAAAATGCAGTGTGAATATCCCGAAAATTAACCGTTTTTATTATTACCCATTTAGACCTACCAATCTCACTGATCAAGGAGCTCCTGCAGCGTTTAAACATTGTTGATCTGGATAGAATTCAGCCTGCAGTGAACCGGAAAGGTAGGTACTGTAAAGCCTTGCTTTGGTCCATGGCGTTGTCAGCTACGCTCTCACTATGACTGTCAGTGGAGAGATCAGCGCAGCCAAATTACATACAGGACCAGCGCTAAATGAAACCAACAGGCCTCAAATCACACTGCTGATGTTGCAGGCAGGCACACCATTTTTCAGGCAGGGGGTAGCTCTTTGAGGGTAGCTAACTACTGCTATTCtattaaacattttatttgtctGTCTTTCAGGAATCTCCACCTCCTTTGTGTGGGCAGGAATATTGAGAAGGATCTCTGGGCCTCGCAAAGGGAGTGTAAGTATCTTATCCACATAATAGTCCCCTTTATAACATCTGGCTTTTTCACTATTTAATCATGCAGTTAACTTCACTCTCCACCACATACTGTTGAAAAGTACAAAACAAAAGCCGGATAACTAGTTCTTACTAGTTTTAGTTCCAAGGATGGCTATGTGTGTGATCTATAGCCTGAAACACTAGTTCTGAACCCTATAACACTAGTTCTGAACTAAACCTTCTAGAGAATTATATTCCTTTGTCCTAATTATTATGTTATTCTTGTTTCTTTTCCAGACCATACTCACCGAAGATGAATGGAGGGAGATGAGCATGCATAAGCTCTTTAACTTGGCCTTCTATGGCTTCAGGTTCGGAGGTGATACAAAATACCTCCTGAATGTCAACTTTAACTCCCTTCTGTTAGTCATGGCCAAATACATCCAGCACCTGGTTCTTCGAACATCACGACCACACGGCTACTTCTTCGCAAGGAGGTCTGTTCTGAGCGTTCTGGAGAAGGGTGTAAGGTGCATTCAACTGGGAGAGAGCACTCAGCTTAGAGAGTGGCCCAGTGATGTCTTATACACCCTGCACCGTTTACTGGACCACGGGGCAGCCCGTGATGTCATCATAAACCAGAGCCCAGATCCTCGTCTGCTGGCTTGGATTCTTCACGGCAGGGGACCTCGGAGTAAAAGCCACCAATGTCCAATCGAGTCCATGCAAGGTGACATGGTCAAATGTTGCCCGGCGCCAAACACTGCAGGAAGCAGCGCTGGAGATGCTGAGGCAGCCAACTGCCAGGTCCCAGAGGAAGAAGAGTTTGATGAAGAAGATAATAATGGTGGGACCCCATGCAAGCGTCCAAGGTTGAGTATTGCCTCCGCGAAGGCAGAGCTTGACATGACCAGCTCCCCATGCCAATGTATGGTCCCCAAGCCATTGTGCCAGATGTTTATTCCCTCGGCTGGTCACTCGACAGAGATTTGCCACAAAGGACAAATCCATTCACTAAAGATCAATGACTTCAGGGGTGGAGTCTTCCCTGTACTGCTTCCTCTCCTGCCTTCTTGGCTGTGCCTCCACTCTCTAAGCCTGCAAAGTGCTTGTAAGTGTATAATCTATACAATCTGTTGTGCTTTATGTGTTTATTACAAAGCAAGGGTATGCTAAAAAGTACATTTATGAATGTGGAATGCACTCATTGGTTGCCtctcaaatggccccctattcactTTATTGTGCACTACCAGGGTAAGGGGAATAGGGTACTATAAagagtatagggtgccatttgggactcagtacGAGTGTTTCTGTTGTTGATGCCTCTGTCTGCAGGGACCTTTGAGGAGGGTGATGCGTTGAGCCTGGCAGAGTCTCTCCAGCAGCTGTCTGCTACACCAGGCTGCTCCCTGATTGAGCTGAGTGTGGGGTCCCTGACCCATCCTGCTCTCATGGAGTCCCTGCTGAATGCATGCCCCACCCTCAGGTCATTTTCCATGGAGATCCACCCTGTAGCAGAGTACCACAGAGCCCCACTGCGAAGCATTCCCCAGCCTGCACACCATGCAGGTGGCCAACAATCTAGTATATAGACCACCCAAAGTTATCCATATCCAACCTGtacaaaatatgtttttgttttcttgtaGTTTGTGGGGCCTGTTTACCAGACACATAGTAATCCTAGTCTTAGATTAAATGCAGATTTGAACTAAAATCAAGTTTTAGTGAGTTGTCGGGTTAGGTGAGATTAATTTAACAAGAAAAGTGAAATCTGAACATAAGAAAGGTTAACATATTAAGACATGAGGATTGCATATGCGCATTTATAAAACAATGGTATatcaatgtttacttttttaaaTTGAGTAGCAGAGAATTGGATGTCTACAAAGagcatttatttttgtattgtatttgagACTTGTCCCAACTTTCCATTGCTAGAACTCTCACTGGAGAAGCTGTGTGTGAAAGTACCCAAATTGAGGACCAGTGTGGAGAGTCTGATGTGTGTGTTGCTACGCTCTCCTCGCCTCACCTCACTTCACGTCTCAGGAATCAACAGCTCAACTGGCTTCTCACCCAGCCACCTCCTCAACACAGTGGCAGGTAACATGGAGTCATTTAAAACCACTGTCAACGTAGAGTACAAGCACTACATTTCATTTAACATTTTTGTAATGTAGATTaagcagatactcttatccagagcgacttagtctGTGTATCCAAGTGCTATTGTATAGCAGTTTTGTATATGTAAGTTGATGCTGCTGTGCTCACATAATGGGCTAGAATATGcattatctgtttttttatttgtgtgCTTCCAATTGCTTCAGCAATAACTTCATGTACAATGCATGTGGAACTCTTCATAGCCTTAGGAGATATTTTGGTATATTTTCTTCCATATGGTAAAATTGTTTTTGTGTTCCTGCTGTTAGAGTCCAATCGCCACCTGAAGGAACTCACCTTGGAGGATATCAACCTGTCTGACTGCCACTGTGCAATCTTCCAGCTACTGGATAACTACTGTATGTTGGAAGGTAAGGAATGATTTCCATGAAGTAGTTTTTGTGTCAAGTGATGTATTAAAATTCATATTAATTCTGTGTTGTTTTTATCTAACATGTATGCGGCTCTAAAAAGTGGTATGCAGCATAGATATCACAAACAAGTAAAGCTTCTTGCATTTGGTCAGTCTATTCTATGGctatgtctcaaatggcaccctattccttatgtagtgcactacgtttgacaagGGCCTAGAGGGAAAACGGTGCCTTTTGGGATGCATCCTAATTCTATTCTCCTGTCTGCTCCATAACGACAGCGTTGTCATTGAAGGACTGTCGGCTTCTGGAGAAATGCAGTGACAAGGAAGATGTCGTCCGACAGCTGGTTAATTCTCTCAAAAAGGTTTCATCGCTCCAGTCTCTCAACCTGGCTCAAAACCGCCTCGGTAAGAGGCCAAGTTAGCTATGTTTCATAGGTTTCGTTCAGACTTTTTTTTGCTACGTCCCCTGccaccttttattttatttaacctttatttaactaggcaagttagttatgaacaaattcttatttacaatgacggcctaccaaaaggcagacctcctgcggggacctggggctgggattaaaataaaaaaatataggacaaggcacacatcacgacaagagagacaccagaacactacataaagagagacctatgaCAACAACctggcatggcagcaacacatgacaacaacatgatagcagcacaaaacatggtacaaacattattgggcacagacaatggcacaaaggcaagaaggtagagagaaCAATACATCACCCACAGCTACTACACCTCTGGATAGTATGAATTTGATTTTTGAAATAGAATGCATGAATTgaaacaaatattttttat
Proteins encoded in this region:
- the lrrc41 gene encoding uncharacterized protein lrrc41, with translation MPAPYLEQIRRAKEWQDAKVSFSNTPTLKEICLKTVSRHMDVLDKKALDLPISLIKELLQRLNIVDLDRIQPAVNRKGISTSFVWAGILRRISGPRKGSTILTEDEWREMSMHKLFNLAFYGFRFGGDTKYLLNVNFNSLLLVMAKYIQHLVLRTSRPHGYFFARRSVLSVLEKGVRCIQLGESTQLREWPSDVLYTLHRLLDHGAARDVIINQSPDPRLLAWILHGRGPRSKSHQCPIESMQGDMVKCCPAPNTAGSSAGDAEAANCQVPEEEEFDEEDNNGGTPCKRPRLSIASAKAELDMTSSPCQCMVPKPLCQMFIPSAGHSTEICHKGQIHSLKINDFRGGVFPVLLPLLPSWLCLHSLSLQSAWTFEEGDALSLAESLQQLSATPGCSLIELSVGSLTHPALMESLLNACPTLRSFSMEIHPVAEYHRAPLRSIPQPAHHAELSLEKLCVKVPKLRTSVESLMCVLLRSPRLTSLHVSGINSSTGFSPSHLLNTVAESNRHLKELTLEDINLSDCHCAIFQLLDNYCMLEALSLKDCRLLEKCSDKEDVVRQLVNSLKKVSSLQSLNLAQNRLAKTVTVLGELFKGPSPSTVKELNISSNFIQPPELLELGKLLETHRPPQRLLLTLKSNPLDRDMELRDTALGTLSHLCDLITDHWNSRDTMADHISVM